Genomic window (Rathayibacter sp. VKM Ac-2760):
GGTGTAGATGGTGTTGTGGGCGAGCATCCAGACGAGGATCGTCAGGCACACGATCGCCACGCCCGGCATCGCGAAGACGCGGGCCAGCGGGAGGCTCCCGGCTGCGGCTCGCGGCTGGCCTTCGGCGTCCGGGACGAAGAGGGCGATCAGGACGAACGCGAGCAGCGCGAGAAGGCTCAGACCGCCGAACGACCAGCGCCAGTCGAGGGCCGTGCCGAGCCACGCCCCGAGCGGCGTGCCGAGCGCGAAGCCGACCGGGGCGCCGACCGACACGATGGACAGAGCCAGGCCCGCTCTGCGGGGCGGGCTGATCCGGCGGCCGTACGCGGCGAGCATCCCCCAGATGATCCCGGTGAACGCTCCGGCGACGAAGCGTGAGACGAGGGAGACCGCGACGTCGCTGGAGAGCGCGGTGACGGTGTTCGCGACGATCAGGCAGGCGATGCTCGCGAGGAGCAGCGGCTTGCGGCGGAATCCTCGGGTGAGGCTGATCGCGGGGATGGTGACGATGACGGTGCCGAGCGCCCAAACGCTGATGAACTGCCCGACGACTCCTTCGCTGGTGTCCATTCCGTCAGCGATGACCGGCAGCAGGCCCGCCGGCATCGTCTCGGCGGCGACGAGGAGGAAGCCCATCGTGGCGAGCAGAGCGAGCGCGAACCAGGGCATCGTCCGCGGTTCGACGCGCTCGCTCCCGTCAGGGAGGCGTACGGGCGCAGTGGAGGTCATGAGGTCCTTCGAGGGTTCGTGCCGGCGAATGAGGCCGTACCCACCGTGAGGCGGGGAGAGGAGAAAGGAAGAGGAGTCAGCTCGCGGAGCTGGCGGTGAGGCGCGCGATGTCCTCGGTGGCGGCCCAGGTCGCGAGCATCCGGAGCTTCTCATCGGAGGCGCTTCCGGGAACGGCGGGGTAGACCGTCATCGAGTGACCCGGGTCGTCCTGCAGCTCGGTCACCTGGAAGGTGAGCTCCAGGAGCCCGACGACGGGATGCTCGAACTGCTTGAGACCGCTGTAGTGACGCCGGACGTTGTGCTCGGCCCACCGAGTTCGGAAGTCGTCGCTGCGCATCGACAGCTCGCCGATGAGAGCGGCGAGTCGGGCGTCGTGGGGATTGCGGCCGGCGTCGCGGCGGAGGATCGCGACGTTCACGTCGGCCGCGCGCTCCCAGTCGGGGTAGAAGGTGTGCGCGCGGGGGTCGAAGAAGATGAACCGGGAGTGGTTCGCCGGCCGCGCCGTACTGCGGTACATCTCCGAGTAGAGGGCGAAGCCGAGCGCATTGGCGGCGACGAGATCCATCCGCGTGTTCGACACGAAGGCGGGCGCACCCGTGATCGCGTCGAGCAGGTACTGCACCTCCGGCCGCACGGTCGCGACGGTGCGGGCCCTCCTCGTGCGGACTCCGGCCTCGTTCGCGGTCCGCGCCAGATCGCAGAGGTGATCGTGCTCGGCACGGTCCAGGTGCAGCGCCCTGGCGATCGCATCGAGGACGGAGTCGGACACGCCGGCGAGGTTCCCGCGCTCCAGCCGCGTGTAGTAGTCGACGCTCACGCCCGCCAGCCGTGCGGCCTCATCGCGACGGAGGCCTGCCACCCGGCGGCGGCCGCCACCCGGCTCGATCCCGGCCTGCTCCGGCGTGAGGCGCCCCCGACGTGATGTCAGGAATTCGCGTACCTCTGCTCGGTGATCCATGCTCGCAACGGTAGGAGGGGCTGATGCCGACGTGAAGGGTTCTGTCAGAACCTCTCTCGTCGCGCGGCCGACAGCGTCCATGGTCATCTCCCGAATCCGTTGCTGAAGCGCTGACCGGTTCGCACCAGGTCTCGGGCCGGAGCGAGCCGGGCGCTCGCGTAAGCATCGAGCGCCACCGGAGCCGACTCGGGAGTCGATGACGTGAGCGTCGCAGCCAAGGTGTGCGCATCGTCCACAGCGGTGGCGAATCCTCTGCCCGTCATCGGTGTCGCGCCGTGTGCTGCGTCACCGACGAGGGCGAGCCTGTTCCTCGCGAGCCGCTCGGGGATGTACTCGGAGACGGGAGTGCCGATCACAGCGCGGCGGGCGATGCTGTCCAGAATGGCGTCGCGCCAGGGGTTCGACCACTTCCGCCGGGCCTCTCGAGCGAGCTCGTCGTATACGGCGGCAGGGATGCTTCCAGGGTGGAGGGAGCGGCGTACGGTGCTCCCTCGGACGCTGCCGCTGGCGCGCAGGAGATCGTTCCGGGTCGAGTCGTACCAGGCCCAGCCCAGTCGCCTTCGCCCGAGTCCGGTGTCGTCGTCGCCGGGGAGTGGGTAGCCGAGGAGGTGTGCGCCGCTGGCGGACTGGAAATCGAGCGATCGTGGCCAGGGGTGCTGTGGCGAGAGATCGGCCTCCTCCGCGGTTCCCAGCCAGAGCACGTAGCCGGCGAACGTCGCGTCGGCGTGTTCGGGGGCGACCGTCCGCCGCACGATGCTGCGATACCCGTCGGCACCGATGACCGCATCTGCCGTGAGTGTCTCGCTGTCTCCGACGACCAGGCGAGCGCCCACCGTGTCCTGCTCCACCCGGGTCACCGGTGACTGGTGATGCAGGGTGATCAGCGGGTCCTCTGCAGCGGCGTCGCGGAGCCCGCGATACAGCTGCGACCAGGCCTGGGCGAGGGGCGCGCCGCGGCGCAGCGGTGGTCGTCCGAGCGCGGCCGACGCTCGTTCTGGACCGAGGGTGTCCAGGAGCTGACGCTCGTCCACGGCGAGGGCGGCGCCGCTCGGACGATGCTCGGCCGCCCTCTCGAGCACCGTGCTGGCAAGACCGACCTCGGCGAGGGTGTGCGCGGTCAGCAGTCCGGCGAGGGAGCCCCCGACGATGAGCACGTCCGGCTGAGTCGTCGGGCGGGAATGCGAATTCATGTGAGTCCTTCGTGCTGGTGGGGCAGGGCGCGGCCTCCCCCACCAGCGGAGCGAGAGGCCGTCAGGCCTCGTCGATGTCGAGCGGGAAGATCTCGGGGGTGATCTGATCCGGGTCGGGGCCTCCGCGGGCACCGCGGTCCAGTGCGGAGATCGCCGACAGCTCGCTGCCGGTGAGTTCGAAGTCGAAGACGTCGAGGTTCTCGGCGATGCGGTGCGGCGTGACCGACTTCGGAATCGCGCTGCGCCCGCTCTGGAAGTGCCAACGCAGCATCACCTGCGCGGGCGTCTTGCCGTGCGCGTCCGCAATGGACATCAGGGTCTGGTCGTCGAGGGGGTTCAGCGCCGGGTCGGCACCGTCGACGTAGGTGAAGATCCCGCCGATCGGAGACCACGCCTGAGTGATCACCCCGTGTCGGGCGTTCGCCGCCATCACGTCGGCCTGCTGGAAGTACGGGTGCAGCTCGACCTGGTTGACCGCGGGGACGACGTCCACGCGCTCGACCAGGGCCGCGAGGTGTTCCGGGGTGAAGTTGCAGACCCCGATCGCGCGAGTGCGTCCTTCGGCCAGCATCTTCTCGGCCGCCTTGTAGGCCGCGACGGTGTCGTCGAAGGAGCCCGGGACCGGCCAGTGCAGCAGGTACAGGTCGATGTAGTCGAGTTGGAGCTTGGCGAGGCTCGTGTCGAACGCGTGCAGCGCACGGTCGTAGCCGTAGTCGCCCATCCACAGCTTGGTCGTCAGGAAGACGTCTTCTCGCACGACGTCGGCAGCGCGGATGCCGTCACCGACCTGGCGCTCGTTGAAGTAGCCGGACGCCGTATCGATGAGTCGGTAGCCGCCGTTCAGCGCTGTGGTGACGGCGGCGGCGGTCTCCTCCGGAGTGCTCTGGTACACCCCGAGCCCGAGGGCCGGCATGGTCACTCCGTTGTTGAGGGTGAGGAGGGGTGAGGTCACTGGTCTTGTCCTTTCGCAGCAGAGGTCGAACGAGCATAAGCGGAGCTCGTGCATCCGTTTGACCGTATCACCTAAGCGGATTCGGCGCATCCGCTTCCTGCTATCGTTGCTTCATGAGCGAGCAGGCACTGCGCAAAGACGCCGAGCAGAATCGACGGAGATTGATCGAGGCGGGCCGCGAGCTGCTTGCCGAGAGAGGTGTGGAGGCGACGCTGAACGACATCGCACACCGCGCCGGTGTCGGAATCGGCACGGCCTACCGCCGCTTCCCGCACAAGCAAGCGCTCTTCGACGCCGTCTTCGAGCAGCAGATCGATGAGCTCGAGGACGTCCTCCGTACTGCTCTCGCAGACCCGGACCCGTGGGCGGGGCTGGTCTTCTACCTGGAACGATCTGTCGCACTGCAAGCGCGAGACCTCGGCCTGGCGCAAGCGTTCTCCGGCCGCCGTCTGCGGCCCGAGCAGCACGACTGGGAACGGGACCGTCTAGCGCCGCTCGTGAACGAGTTGGTCAGCACGGCCCAAGTGCAGGGTGTAGTGCGTCCTGACGTGACGGGTACGGATCTGGTGTTCCTGCAGATCGGCCTCATCGCGATCGCCGAGGCCGCTCGCAGCGGCAGTGCCACGCCGTCGACCAGTGCCGACGCGACGGACCTGCACCGCCGATACCTCTGGCTCATGCTCGACACTCTGCGGACCCATCCGCACGAGTCGATGCCGCTTCCCGTCGGCGCACTCAGTACCGACGATGCTCATCGTCTCCTGGCGAGCCGAACGGAGCCCGGTAGATAGCCGATTCTCCTTCGCTAGATCGAGAGCGCCGATAATCGAGATTTTGTCAGTTTAATCGCTCGGTTAACGCAGGCGTCGGCCCTACGCGGTCAGATTTTCGTGTCGCTGACGCAGCTCGTCGCCGATGATGGCCGCCGCGGCGTCGGCGGAGAGCTCGACTGAAACGGCCCGGAAGCTCGACCGTAGTTGAGCGGCGTTCCTGACTCCGATGACGGGGAAGGTCGGGAACGGTGATTGCAGAAGGACGGCGACGGAGAGCTCGGTCGCCGGAACGCCGAGGGGGGACGCCATGTCGTCGAGCCTCTGGGCGATGGTCCGGTTGCGGGCGTCGTCGAAGATCTGCATCGACTCGTCTGCTGCGCCTCGTCTCCACCGCGCGAAGTAGCCCTTGGACTGCGACGAGTACGGACTCACCGTCATCCTCGTCTCGGAGTGGAACGCGTACATCTCCTCGTCCATCGCGACCATGCCCCTGGCCATCGCTCCCGGTCTGGTGCGCGCGAGTCCCCACGCCGGCTGATTCGCTGCGAAGCCCGACCAGCCTTCTGCTGAGGCCGTATCGCGGCTCTCTCGAAGGCGTGGAACCGTCCAGTTCGAGGCGCCGTACGCCCCGATGACTCCCTCTGCGACCAGGTCTTCCAGGGGCTCCATGATGTTGGCGACGGGAGTGTCCTCATCGTCGCGGTGGAGGTAGACGAGGGGGATCGTCTCGAGACCGAGATGCTCCTGGGCCTCCCGCACGTCGGTGCGAAGCGACGTGGCATCGAGACGGGCGACACCGGGGGTGTCGAGTGAGGGGTGGCCGATCTTCGTCGTGACGGAGACGGAGTCGATCGCACCCCGCGATCGCAGCCAGGACCCGATCATCCGCTCGCTCGCGCCGGGCGGCACGGAGGGGTCCCAGTTCCCGTAGACGTGAGCCGAGTCGACCACCCGTCCGCCGAGATCGACGAAGGTGTCGAGCAGCGCGAAGGACATGTCGCGATCCTGTGCGGTCCCGAAGTTCAGCGTGCCGAGCCCCAGTCGCGCGCGCGGGTCGTCCAGGGACTCGAACAGGTCGGTCATCGATCCGCCTTCACGGGAGGGGCGCGGAGTCGGGCCGGTGTCAGGCTAGTCGTCCGTTCGCGCCGGCCGGGCCGGTGTTCGGAGGGGTCCGGTCCCACTGGCGGAGTGGTTTCACGCACGAGCGGAACCGCTTCCGTCCACACGGAGCAAGAACTGTACGGTACAGTACACCCATGCCCTCCTCCTCGTCCTCGCGTCCTGCCAGGGCGCAGGCGGTGCTCGAGGGGACCACGACCGTGCTCGTCGAGCACGGCTACGCCTCTCTCACGGTCGAGAAGGTCGCGGCACAGGCGCACGCGTCGAAGGCGACCATCTACAAGTCCTGGCCGACCAAGACGGACCTCGTGTGCGCGGTCGCCGCCTACGTCCGCCTCGTCCCCGTCGAGGAGCCGCCCGCCGGCGTCGGGGCTGCCGAGGCTCTCGCAGGCATCGCCGCGGCGGTCAGGTCGGTCACGCTCGGAGTCAACGGGCGCCTCCTGCTCGCTCTCCACGAAGCGAGCAGAGCAGAGCCGAAGATCGCGGACGCCGTCGATGAGCATCTCGTGCGTCCGCAGCAGGAGGCGATCGCCGCAGTGCTCAGGACGCTGCAGGGCCGATCGAGTATCGCCGCTGACGCGGATGCTGCGCTCGCGAGCCGCGTGATCGTGTCCCTCATCATCGATCGCGCGCTCGTGAGCAGCGAGCCGCTGAGCGATGAGGAGCTGGACCGGATCGTCGCGCAGTGGCTCGTACCCGCACTGACCCCTCGTGCGCCGGGCGGTCGAACGCTCGGCCCCACTGCCGGCCCCGGCTGATCCCGCCTCGAGCCTGCCCGCTCGGAATCCCCGACACACATCCCTTCCTCTTCTCTGCCGTCTCCCGCCTCAGGCCGGACGATCGCGAGCCATCGTGCCCTCCCAGCGGCACGGGACGACCACCTCGGAGACCTCTTCCATGTCCACGCCCTCTTCGGCGCGCACCACGACGCGCCGCCCTCTTCGGGGGAATCCCGCACTGACCCTTGCCGCCGTGTGCTTCGGCCTCTTCATGGTCGGCCTCGACGGAACTGTGGTGTCGATCGCGAATCCCGCGATCGCGCAGTCCCTCGGTACGAATTTCGCCGAACTCCAGTGGATCACCAACAGCTACCTTCTCGGGCTCGCCGTGTTCCTGATCCTCGGCGGCAAGCTCGGTGACCGCTTCGGCCGCCGCCGGATGTACCTCATCGGCGTCGCCGCCTTCGCCATCACCTCCGTCGCCATCGGACTCGTCGGCACCACCGAGGGCGTGATCGCCTTCCGCGCGCTCCAGGGCCTCAGCGCGGCACTCCTGATGCCGCAGACCCTCGCCCTGCTGCGCGCCACCTTCCCGCCGGAGAAGTTCGGCGTCGCGATCGGCATCTGGGGCGGGGTCTCCTCCGTCGCCATCGCCGCAGGCCCGATCCTCGGCGGACTGCTGGTCGGGACCCTCGGGTGGGAGTCCGTCTTCTTCATCAACGCGCCCATCGCCGTGATCGGGCTGGTCGTCGGGGCAGTGGTGCTCAAGGAGAGCACCGCTCCGGGAAAGGCACGCTTCGACGTCGTCGGCATCGTGCTCCTCGCGCTCGGCCTGCTCGCGATCGTGCTCGCCGTTGTCCAGTCCGAGGGCTGGGGCTGGACGAGCCCGTGGACGCTGGGGATCCTCGCTCTCGGACTCCTGCTCGTCCTCGCCTTCGTGCTCGTGGAGAACCGCGTCGGCGCCCCGCTGCTGCCGATGACGCTGTTCCGAAACCCGACGATCACGGTCGGAGCCCTCGCGGTCGCGGCGAACTTCTTCGCGCTTTTCGGCGTGACGTTCTTCCTGTCGCTGTTCTTGCTCAACCTGCGCGGCGAGGAGGGGCTCGCAGCAGGCGTGATGCTCCTCCCCCCGGAGCGGCGTCTCGATCATCGCCTCGCCGATCGGCGCCGCGCTGGTGAGCAAGCTGGGCATCCGCGTGACGATGACGTTGGGGCTCGCGCTGGTCGGTCTGTCGCTGCTCGGCCTCACCACCCTCTCGATCGACTCCCCGTACATCGGCATGGCGGTCCCCTTCGTCGTCCTCGCCCTCGGCGTGGGCATGGTGATGACCTCCGGCGCTGAAGCGATTGTCGGCAGCGCGCCGATGAAGCTCGCGGGAGTCGCCGGCGGCCTCCAGGCCACAGCACTCCAGCTCGGCGGCGTCCTCGGCACCGCCGTGCTCGCCGCCGTCGTCTCCGCCGGCACCGCCACCGGGCTCGGCGATCTCTCCTTCGAGGGGTCGGAGGCGGTGGCGCAGGGGATCATCCCCGCCGGACTCGACGCGGTCAGCACCGCGATCGCGCAGGACGCGTTCATCGGTGGACTGCACTCGGCGCTGGTCGTCGCCGGAGTCGTCGCGCTCGTCATCGCGGTGCTCGCCGCGGTCTTCGTCCGCCCGGTGCGGTCGCACGTGCCCGCCTCGACAGTGCTCGCAGAGACCGAATCGGGGCTGGCCGGCTCGGCCGTTCCTACCGCTGCCCACTGAGGCCCGCTGCATCCCGGATCGGCGAGAGGGGCACCTTCCCGCCGATCTAGGGCAGGGCCGGCAGTGAGTG
Coding sequences:
- a CDS encoding aldo/keto reductase, giving the protein MTDLFESLDDPRARLGLGTLNFGTAQDRDMSFALLDTFVDLGGRVVDSAHVYGNWDPSVPPGASERMIGSWLRSRGAIDSVSVTTKIGHPSLDTPGVARLDATSLRTDVREAQEHLGLETIPLVYLHRDDEDTPVANIMEPLEDLVAEGVIGAYGASNWTVPRLRESRDTASAEGWSGFAANQPAWGLARTRPGAMARGMVAMDEEMYAFHSETRMTVSPYSSQSKGYFARWRRGAADESMQIFDDARNRTIAQRLDDMASPLGVPATELSVAVLLQSPFPTFPVIGVRNAAQLRSSFRAVSVELSADAAAAIIGDELRQRHENLTA
- a CDS encoding aldo/keto reductase, which translates into the protein MPALGLGVYQSTPEETAAAVTTALNGGYRLIDTASGYFNERQVGDGIRAADVVREDVFLTTKLWMGDYGYDRALHAFDTSLAKLQLDYIDLYLLHWPVPGSFDDTVAAYKAAEKMLAEGRTRAIGVCNFTPEHLAALVERVDVVPAVNQVELHPYFQQADVMAANARHGVITQAWSPIGGIFTYVDGADPALNPLDDQTLMSIADAHGKTPAQVMLRWHFQSGRSAIPKSVTPHRIAENLDVFDFELTGSELSAISALDRGARGGPDPDQITPEIFPLDIDEA
- a CDS encoding helix-turn-helix transcriptional regulator, with product MDHRAEVREFLTSRRGRLTPEQAGIEPGGGRRRVAGLRRDEAARLAGVSVDYYTRLERGNLAGVSDSVLDAIARALHLDRAEHDHLCDLARTANEAGVRTRRARTVATVRPEVQYLLDAITGAPAFVSNTRMDLVAANALGFALYSEMYRSTARPANHSRFIFFDPRAHTFYPDWERAADVNVAILRRDAGRNPHDARLAALIGELSMRSDDFRTRWAEHNVRRHYSGLKQFEHPVVGLLELTFQVTELQDDPGHSMTVYPAVPGSASDEKLRMLATWAATEDIARLTASSAS
- a CDS encoding TetR/AcrR family transcriptional regulator: MSEQALRKDAEQNRRRLIEAGRELLAERGVEATLNDIAHRAGVGIGTAYRRFPHKQALFDAVFEQQIDELEDVLRTALADPDPWAGLVFYLERSVALQARDLGLAQAFSGRRLRPEQHDWERDRLAPLVNELVSTAQVQGVVRPDVTGTDLVFLQIGLIAIAEAARSGSATPSTSADATDLHRRYLWLMLDTLRTHPHESMPLPVGALSTDDAHRLLASRTEPGR
- a CDS encoding TetR/AcrR family transcriptional regulator, translated to MPSSSSSRPARAQAVLEGTTTVLVEHGYASLTVEKVAAQAHASKATIYKSWPTKTDLVCAVAAYVRLVPVEEPPAGVGAAEALAGIAAAVRSVTLGVNGRLLLALHEASRAEPKIADAVDEHLVRPQQEAIAAVLRTLQGRSSIAADADAALASRVIVSLIIDRALVSSEPLSDEELDRIVAQWLVPALTPRAPGGRTLGPTAGPG
- a CDS encoding MFS transporter; translation: MTSTAPVRLPDGSERVEPRTMPWFALALLATMGFLLVAAETMPAGLLPVIADGMDTSEGVVGQFISVWALGTVIVTIPAISLTRGFRRKPLLLASIACLIVANTVTALSSDVAVSLVSRFVAGAFTGIIWGMLAAYGRRISPPRRAGLALSIVSVGAPVGFALGTPLGAWLGTALDWRWSFGGLSLLALLAFVLIALFVPDAEGQPRAAAGSLPLARVFAMPGVAIVCLTILVWMLAHNTIYTYIAPFLREGGSGLRPDLVLLVYGVSSILGVAITAAAIDRFPRALLHSSLAVFVLAGLILLVGRGAPAAVLMASVLWGIGFGGASAQLQSALSRSGRENSDIANSFLPVAFNLAIFAAGIIGALLLENLPALVLAALMAVLGAVALIITLYGRRTAFTVDHLDAR
- a CDS encoding FAD-dependent monooxygenase, which gives rise to MNSHSRPTTQPDVLIVGGSLAGLLTAHTLAEVGLASTVLERAAEHRPSGAALAVDERQLLDTLGPERASAALGRPPLRRGAPLAQAWSQLYRGLRDAAAEDPLITLHHQSPVTRVEQDTVGARLVVGDSETLTADAVIGADGYRSIVRRTVAPEHADATFAGYVLWLGTAEEADLSPQHPWPRSLDFQSASGAHLLGYPLPGDDDTGLGRRRLGWAWYDSTRNDLLRASGSVRGSTVRRSLHPGSIPAAVYDELAREARRKWSNPWRDAILDSIARRAVIGTPVSEYIPERLARNRLALVGDAAHGATPMTGRGFATAVDDAHTLAATLTSSTPESAPVALDAYASARLAPARDLVRTGQRFSNGFGR